From one Streptomyces sp. SCSIO 30461 genomic stretch:
- a CDS encoding FAD-dependent oxidoreductase, with amino-acid sequence MERTTCCVVGGGPAGMVLALLLARAGVRVTVLEKHGDFLRDFRGDTVHPSTLSLLDDLGLAERFARLPQRRVSTVQLPLGSDGSLVTVGDIAALPGPYNYIAMVPQWDLLDLLADEAGREPSFSLRMSTEATTFLHECGRVTGVRYRTSDGRTGELRAALTVACDGRGSLARALPELGLRRFMCPMDAWWFRLPRRYGDPHGLVGGVGDGFFSALIDRGDYWQCAGLIPKGTDGPRRAAGLDRFQAEFASAVPWLADRVDALSTWDDVKLLDVRLDRLRRWHRPGLLCIGDAAHAMSPVFGIGINLAVEDAVAAARHLAGPLRDGTVGLREVRAVQCRRMPTTVLTQGLQRIAHRAVIEPVLAGRPPFGGAAAAARATELITTSHRLNKVPAYFLAYGALRERPPAESVPPRARA; translated from the coding sequence ATGGAGCGGACCACGTGCTGTGTCGTGGGCGGCGGACCCGCGGGGATGGTCCTCGCCCTGCTGCTGGCCAGGGCCGGTGTGCGCGTCACGGTGCTGGAGAAGCACGGCGACTTCCTGCGTGACTTCCGCGGTGACACCGTCCACCCGTCCACGCTCTCCCTGCTGGACGACCTCGGACTGGCCGAGCGGTTCGCCCGGCTGCCCCAGCGCCGGGTGTCCACCGTCCAACTGCCTCTCGGCAGTGACGGTTCGCTCGTCACCGTGGGCGATATCGCCGCCCTGCCCGGCCCGTACAACTACATCGCGATGGTCCCGCAGTGGGACCTGCTCGACCTGCTGGCCGACGAAGCCGGGCGCGAGCCTTCCTTCTCGCTGCGGATGAGCACCGAGGCGACGACGTTCCTCCATGAATGCGGCCGGGTCACCGGAGTGCGCTACCGCACCTCCGACGGCCGCACCGGGGAACTGCGTGCCGCGCTCACCGTCGCCTGCGACGGCCGGGGCTCACTCGCCCGCGCACTTCCCGAGCTGGGGCTGCGGCGCTTCATGTGCCCGATGGACGCCTGGTGGTTCCGGCTGCCCCGGCGCTACGGTGATCCGCATGGGCTCGTGGGCGGTGTCGGCGACGGGTTCTTCAGCGCCCTGATCGACCGTGGGGACTATTGGCAGTGCGCCGGGCTGATCCCCAAGGGCACCGACGGTCCCCGCCGCGCCGCGGGACTCGACCGCTTCCAGGCGGAGTTCGCCTCTGCAGTGCCCTGGCTCGCGGACCGCGTGGACGCACTGAGCACCTGGGACGACGTCAAGCTGCTCGACGTACGGCTCGACCGGCTGCGGCGCTGGCATCGTCCGGGCCTGCTGTGCATCGGGGACGCCGCGCACGCCATGTCACCGGTCTTCGGCATCGGCATCAACCTCGCCGTCGAGGACGCCGTGGCCGCCGCCCGGCACCTCGCCGGGCCGCTGCGCGACGGCACGGTCGGCCTCCGGGAGGTGCGGGCCGTCCAGTGCCGCCGCATGCCGACCACGGTCCTCACCCAGGGCCTCCAGCGGATCGCCCACCGGGCGGTGATCGAACCGGTGCTGGCCGGGCGACCACCCTTCGGCGGCGCCGCGGCGGCCGCGCGTGCCACGGAGCTGATCACCACCTCCCACCGGCTCAACAAGGTGCCGGCGTACTTCCTCGCCTACGGGGCGCTCCGCGAGCGCCCGCCCGCGGAGTCCGTACCCCCGCGAGCCCGAGCCTGA
- a CDS encoding NADPH-dependent FMN reductase translates to MTDSAPTQPTPDGNRFPPPPPVGRAGLRVFVLSGSSRTGSVNELLAALVARLIAQSGATADLASLREFSVPPYDGDDEEATGLPPGSVSLRDRIEAAHALVVSSPEYNASVPGTVKNAVDWVSRFRPQPFKDKQTLLVSASPSMVGGNRGLWALRVPLEHLGARVYPGMFSLAAAHQAFTVDGQLNDRGLQERLGTTVDSFLDLVEADIKYPCVQHRWYEFLGDRSSDPVTERAEA, encoded by the coding sequence ATGACTGACTCCGCCCCCACCCAGCCCACCCCGGACGGCAACCGCTTCCCGCCCCCACCCCCCGTCGGCCGCGCGGGCCTGCGGGTGTTCGTGCTCTCCGGCTCGTCCCGCACCGGCTCCGTCAACGAACTGCTGGCCGCGTTGGTCGCACGGCTCATCGCACAGTCGGGAGCCACGGCTGACCTCGCCAGTCTGCGCGAGTTCAGCGTGCCGCCGTACGACGGTGACGACGAGGAGGCCACGGGTCTCCCGCCGGGCTCGGTGTCGCTCCGCGACCGCATCGAGGCGGCCCACGCCCTTGTCGTCTCCTCTCCCGAGTACAACGCCTCGGTCCCCGGCACCGTCAAGAACGCCGTGGACTGGGTCTCCCGCTTCCGGCCTCAGCCGTTCAAGGACAAGCAGACGCTGCTGGTCTCGGCCTCCCCGTCCATGGTGGGCGGCAACCGGGGCCTGTGGGCCCTGCGGGTGCCCCTAGAGCACCTCGGGGCTCGGGTCTACCCCGGCATGTTCAGTCTCGCCGCCGCGCACCAGGCCTTCACCGTGGACGGCCAGCTGAACGACCGCGGGCTCCAGGAGCGCTTGGGGACCACCGTGGACTCGTTCCTGGACCTGGTGGAGGCGGACATCAAGTACCCGTGCGTGCAGCACCGCTGGTACGAGTTCCTGGGCGACCGCAGCAGCGACCCGGTCACCGAGCGCGCCGAGGCTTGA
- the metG gene encoding methionine--tRNA ligase has product MARHLITSALPYINGIKHLGNMVGSMLPADVYSRYLRQRGHDVLYICATDEHGTPAELAAKTAELSVDEFCAQAHDAQKAVYDGFALAFDHFGRSSSQQNREITQHFARRLHENGFIEERAIRQVYSPVDGRFLPDRYVEGTCPHCGYDKARGDQCENCTRVLDPTDLIDPRSAISGSTELEVRETKHLFLLQSKLQHEVEEWVARHEEQWPQLSSSIARKWLTEGLHDRAITRDLDWGVPVPADTWPELAAEGKVFYVWFDAPIEYIGATKEWADAAQDGETRDWKSWWHEADDTVRYTQFMAKDNVPFHTVMFPATELGVREPWKKVDVVKGFNWLTYYGGKFSTSQQRGVFTDAALEVLPADYWRYFLIANAPESDDSSFTWEHFTATVNKDLADTLGNFVNRVLSFSRKRFGDEVPSGHDAAAAEAKLGEEIARLLAEYEEQLEALQFRKAASALRALWSAGNSYLEEKAPWLEIKTDPDGAALTLRTAMNLIHLYAVVSEPFIPATAAAMRGSFALEADTATWVSPEQARALDGVPSGTAFTVPPVLFAKITEEDLESYRARFGGAEGA; this is encoded by the coding sequence ATGGCTCGACACCTGATCACCAGCGCGCTTCCCTATATCAACGGGATCAAGCACCTGGGCAACATGGTCGGGTCGATGCTTCCCGCGGACGTGTACTCCCGCTATCTGCGTCAGCGCGGCCATGACGTGCTCTACATCTGCGCCACCGACGAGCACGGCACCCCGGCCGAGCTCGCCGCCAAGACGGCGGAGCTCTCCGTCGACGAGTTCTGCGCACAGGCCCACGACGCCCAGAAGGCCGTGTACGACGGCTTCGCGCTCGCCTTCGACCACTTCGGACGCAGTTCCTCGCAGCAGAACAGGGAGATCACCCAGCATTTCGCGCGCAGGCTCCACGAGAACGGGTTCATCGAGGAGCGTGCGATCCGCCAGGTGTACTCGCCGGTCGACGGGCGCTTCCTGCCGGACCGCTATGTCGAGGGCACCTGTCCGCACTGCGGCTACGACAAGGCACGCGGCGACCAGTGCGAGAACTGCACCAGGGTCCTCGACCCGACGGACCTGATCGACCCGCGCTCTGCGATCAGCGGCTCCACGGAGCTGGAGGTGCGCGAGACCAAGCACCTGTTCCTGCTCCAGTCCAAGCTCCAGCACGAGGTAGAGGAGTGGGTCGCCCGGCATGAGGAGCAGTGGCCGCAGCTCTCCTCGTCCATCGCCCGCAAGTGGCTGACCGAGGGCCTGCACGACCGCGCGATCACCCGCGACCTGGACTGGGGCGTCCCGGTACCGGCCGACACCTGGCCTGAGCTGGCCGCCGAAGGCAAGGTCTTCTACGTCTGGTTCGACGCCCCGATCGAGTACATCGGCGCGACGAAGGAGTGGGCGGACGCGGCCCAGGACGGCGAAACCCGTGACTGGAAGTCGTGGTGGCACGAGGCGGACGACACCGTCCGCTACACCCAGTTCATGGCGAAGGACAACGTCCCCTTCCACACGGTGATGTTCCCTGCCACCGAGCTCGGTGTGCGCGAGCCGTGGAAGAAGGTCGACGTCGTCAAGGGCTTCAACTGGCTGACGTACTACGGCGGCAAGTTCTCCACCTCACAGCAGCGCGGTGTCTTCACGGACGCGGCCCTCGAAGTACTCCCCGCCGACTACTGGCGCTACTTCCTGATCGCCAACGCCCCGGAGTCCGACGACTCCTCCTTCACCTGGGAGCATTTCACCGCCACGGTGAACAAGGACCTGGCCGACACCCTGGGCAACTTCGTCAACCGCGTGCTGTCGTTCTCGCGCAAGCGGTTCGGCGACGAGGTCCCGTCCGGGCACGACGCCGCTGCGGCGGAAGCGAAACTGGGCGAGGAGATCGCGCGGCTGCTCGCCGAATACGAGGAGCAGTTGGAGGCGCTGCAGTTCCGCAAGGCCGCTTCGGCACTGCGTGCCCTGTGGTCCGCGGGCAACTCCTACCTGGAGGAGAAGGCCCCCTGGCTGGAGATCAAGACCGATCCGGACGGGGCCGCACTGACACTGCGTACGGCGATGAACCTGATCCACTTGTACGCGGTGGTCTCCGAGCCGTTCATCCCGGCCACGGCAGCGGCCATGCGGGGATCCTTCGCACTGGAGGCGGACACCGCGACCTGGGTGAGCCCCGAGCAGGCGAGGGCCCTGGACGGTGTCCCGTCCGGGACCGCCTTCACCGTCCCGCCGGTGCTGTTCGCGAAGATCACGGAGGAGGATCTGGAGTCCTACCGCGCCCGCTTCGGCGGCGCCGAAGGCGCCTGA